The DNA region GGGGTGCCGCGTCTATGTCGTCCGCGACATGGGGTCCGGCAAGGTGGTGGGCTACTACTCGCTCACGGCCGGGACCGTCACTCCAGGCGAGGCTCCCGCGCGGCTGCTCAAGGGGGCCGGTCGTCATGCACAACCCGTGGTCATCCTGGCCCGGCTGGGTGTGGACAGAGCGGCACAGGGCATCGGGCTGGGACGGGCTCTCGTGGTGGACGCCCTCCGGAGGGTGGCGCGGGTGGCCGGCGAGATCGGTGTCCGAGCCATGCTCATCCATTGCGAGAGCGAGGCGGCGCGGGCCTTCCATCTGCGGCTCGCCGCGTTCGAGCAGAGCCCAAGCGACCCGCTGCACCTTCTGCTGCTGATGAAGGACCTGCGGCAGGTACTCGCCGGCGGCGCGTGGAATGACGTGATCGGTACGATCCCCGGCTTCACGGAAGCGGTGGACGTGGAGAGCAGCCGCGACAGCCGGCAGTCCAACGCCCTCTGACGTAGGAGGGCTCCGCTCAGGCGGGGGCCGGGGCCGGGGCGGGCGTGGGGTGAACGACGGCGCGGCGGCGGGTACGGGTCCTGTACCGGACGACCTGTACGGCCCCGAGCAGCCAGATCGGATACTGCACGGCGAACGCCCAGCGGAAGTCGTGCTGCAGGTCCATGACGACCCCGACGAGCGCGATCAGGGACATCGAGGCGGCGAAGCCGCCGCCGTTGACGATGCCGGTGGCGACGCCGATGCGCTCGGCCGGGTTGAACGTGCGGGCGTAGTCGAAGCCGATGACCGAGCCCGGCCCGTTCGTCGCGAGGGCCAGCATGAGCAGCCCGAGCGTCCACAGCGGGGCATGGCCGCCGGGCCAGAGCAGGACGAGCGTCCACGCGCCGGCCGTGACGCCGATGACCGTGAGCACCATCCACGAGCGGCGCAGCGGGAAGCGCCCGGCCAGATAGCCGAGCAGCGGCCCGCACGCCATCGCGAGCAGCGTCAGCGCGGTCAGCAGCACCCCGGCCGTACGCGGGGACAGGCCCTGTCCCTGCACGAGGAAGGGGTAGCCCCACAGCATCGTGAAAGCCGCGGACGAGCACTGGGTGGCGGCGTGCGTCCACATCCCGAGGCGGGTGCCGGGCTCGGCCCACGCCGCCCGCACTGCCGATGCTTGTGGTGCGCGCTCGGGCCGCCGGTCGCGGAGCCCGGCGGCGACGACGGCCAGGGCCACCACCCCAAGGCCCGCCGCGCACAGGAAGGTCGGCGTCCAGCCGTACGCGTGCAGGGAGCTGATCAGCGGCACGGCCGACACGACCGCGCCGAACTGGCCGATGATGCCGGTGAGCTGCACGAGCAGCGGGTTGCGGCGGGGCGGGAACCAGACGCTGACGACCCGGATCACGCTGATGAACGTCATGGCGTCGCCGCAGCCGACCAGCACTCTCCCGGCGGCGGCCGGCACCAGACCGGTGGAGACGGCGAACAGGAGCTGGCCGAGGGCCATGACCGCCGCGCCGGCGAGCAGCATGCGCTTGGACCCGAGGCGGTCGACCAGGACGCCGACGGGGATCTGCATGGCCGCGTAGACGAGCAGTTGCAGCATCGCGAGCGTGGACAGCGCCGCCGACCCGACCCCGAACCTCGTCGCCGCGTCGATCCCCGTCACACCGAGCGACTGCCGGTGGAAGACCGCGACCATGTACGCGAGCACACCGGCGGTCCAGTAGATCAGAGCTTTACGACTGTTTCCGCCCGTCTGCACCACGTGCACACATTTTACCGTTATGTACTTCTTACCCCTTGCGTGCCCCTATCTCAGGGAACAGCACGTGGCAGACGGAGCCGACCGGGCGGCTACCTCTTGCGCTTGGACGGGCGGCGTCCGCCCGGCTTGCCACCGCCGAAGAACGCCTTCACGCGCTCTCTGATGCTCTTCTGCTCCCCGGTGAGCCGGTTTGACGGCTCCTTGGCGAGCCAGGACAGGTTCTCGATGACGATCGCCTTCCTCCTAGGAGCCTCGTGGCGTGCGTTGTGGAGGGACACAAGCCTCCAGGCGAGCCAAGTAGTGATCGTGTGCTTCTTACCGAACGTCCGCTCGCTCGTGGTAAGGGCCGTCACGAGCAGAGAGTGCGCTCGCGCTTTCTCGCCATGTCCCGAAAGGGTGGTGGCGAGGCCGGCCATCGCCCTAAGCGTGTCGGGGTGGTGGTGGCCGAGGAGCCGGCGGCGGGCGTCGAGGACCTGTTCGTTGAGGGTGCGGGCCTGGTCGAGTTCACCTTGGTCGCGGAGGGTGGTGGCGAGGTTGGCCATCGAGGTGAGGGTGTCGGGGTGGTGGTGGCCGAGGAGTTGGCGGCGGGCGTCGAGGACGTGTTCGTTGAGGGTGCGGGCCTGGTCGAGTTCACCTTGGTCGCGGAGGGTGGCGGCGAGGTTGGCCATCGCGGTGAGAGTGTCGGGGTGGTGGTCGCCGAGGAGTTGGCGGCGGGCGTCGAGGACGTGCTCGGTGAGGTTGCGGGCCTGGTCGAGTTCACCTTGGTCGTGGAGGGTGGCGGCGAGGTTGGCCATCGCGGTGAGAGTGTCGGGGTGGTGGTCGCCGAGGAGTTGGCGGCGGGCGTCGAGGACCTGTTC from Microbispora sp. ZYX-F-249 includes:
- a CDS encoding MFS transporter translates to MVQTGGNSRKALIYWTAGVLAYMVAVFHRQSLGVTGIDAATRFGVGSAALSTLAMLQLLVYAAMQIPVGVLVDRLGSKRMLLAGAAVMALGQLLFAVSTGLVPAAAGRVLVGCGDAMTFISVIRVVSVWFPPRRNPLLVQLTGIIGQFGAVVSAVPLISSLHAYGWTPTFLCAAGLGVVALAVVAAGLRDRRPERAPQASAVRAAWAEPGTRLGMWTHAATQCSSAAFTMLWGYPFLVQGQGLSPRTAGVLLTALTLLAMACGPLLGYLAGRFPLRRSWMVLTVIGVTAGAWTLVLLWPGGHAPLWTLGLLMLALATNGPGSVIGFDYARTFNPAERIGVATGIVNGGGFAASMSLIALVGVVMDLQHDFRWAFAVQYPIWLLGAVQVVRYRTRTRRRAVVHPTPAPAPAPA
- a CDS encoding GNAT family N-acetyltransferase, yielding MKLSPVAPVTRADDLDGFDCGSPAQSEWLTRHALQAHASGGCRVYVVRDMGSGKVVGYYSLTAGTVTPGEAPARLLKGAGRHAQPVVILARLGVDRAAQGIGLGRALVVDALRRVARVAGEIGVRAMLIHCESEAARAFHLRLAAFEQSPSDPLHLLLLMKDLRQVLAGGAWNDVIGTIPGFTEAVDVESSRDSRQSNAL